The Stenotrophomonas maltophilia genome includes a region encoding these proteins:
- a CDS encoding DUF7832 domain-containing protein has protein sequence MKYDDASWHSDGDFPADLSPEAGATHIGMYLAWLLLRGMAGEELLDDMQEELGALTRRAMTPGQFLLVCDGKFLDEMINDEANAFTLEYYQADDAVYPDDYIELLADDLPSLYHVADTWENFDRLAPVIAQRFGTWQAKQC, from the coding sequence TGGCACTCTGACGGCGACTTCCCTGCCGATCTCTCCCCTGAGGCAGGCGCTACCCACATCGGAATGTATCTGGCGTGGCTGCTGCTACGGGGGATGGCAGGCGAAGAGCTGTTGGATGACATGCAGGAGGAGCTGGGAGCCTTGACCCGGCGTGCAATGACACCCGGTCAGTTCCTGCTGGTGTGTGATGGCAAGTTCCTTGATGAAATGATCAACGATGAGGCGAATGCATTCACGCTGGAGTACTACCAAGCTGATGATGCCGTTTATCCCGATGACTACATCGAGTTGCTGGCAGATGATCTCCCTTCGCTGTACCACGTCGCCGATACCTGGGAAAACTTCGACCGCCTGGCGCCGGTGATTGCGCAGCGCTTCGGTACTTGGCAAGCAAAGCAGTGCTGA